A section of the Campylobacter porcelli genome encodes:
- the rpoD gene encoding RNA polymerase sigma factor RpoD codes for MSTAKEIFTQIEELFRENAKSYVTFEQLVRLFDKAPTAGMIKKIESIAELHKIQLTSAVEAAKQKTIQEAKRSSTSDQQKSSDANLEDEFDLSSETDLLEWSRSDSPVRMYLREMGQIPLLSKEEEIEISKKIELGEDIIIDAFCSVPYLIDFILDYKEPLINRERRVKELFKSFDEEDNEEEEDIEESYNEDEEIEDSKKQPKKLDKRAEKVIESFKALEKAKKDWLKIASKQNISVENEADLLSKLNLTFKKKVLKDKLMDLGPTSKLINEIVKSIETALKSDVDFDKELKRLEYRLPMFSAELRKNHQQILKDITKLSKEDIISRVPEATMVSTYMEIKKLFQTKEASKTGFNLDPKDLKNILDQIKKGKNISDDAKAKMAKSNLRLVVSIAKKYTNRGLPFLDLIQEGNIGLMKAVDKFEYKKGFKFSTYATWWIRQAISRAIADQARTIRIPIHMIETINRINKINRKYIQEEGKEPDVSIIAKEVGLSIDKVKQVIKITKEPISLEAPIGSEDDGKYGDFVEDKSSLSPMEQILKADLKEQIDEVLDQLNDREKAVIRMRFGLLEDESDRTLEEIGKELNVTRERVRQIESSAIKKLKHPKVGRKLKNYIEG; via the coding sequence ATGAGTACGGCCAAAGAGATATTTACACAAATTGAGGAGTTATTTAGAGAAAATGCTAAGAGCTATGTGACTTTCGAGCAGCTAGTTAGGCTATTTGACAAAGCTCCTACTGCTGGAATGATTAAAAAGATAGAATCTATAGCCGAGCTACACAAAATTCAGCTCACAAGTGCCGTTGAAGCTGCCAAACAAAAAACAATCCAAGAAGCAAAAAGATCATCTACTTCAGACCAACAAAAATCATCTGACGCAAATTTAGAAGATGAATTTGACCTAAGTAGCGAAACAGATTTGCTAGAGTGGAGTCGCTCAGATAGTCCTGTTCGTATGTATCTGCGTGAAATGGGTCAAATTCCGCTTTTAAGCAAAGAAGAAGAGATTGAAATTAGCAAAAAAATCGAGCTTGGCGAGGATATTATAATTGACGCATTTTGCTCTGTGCCATATCTGATAGATTTTATATTAGATTATAAAGAGCCATTAATCAATAGAGAGCGTCGTGTAAAAGAGCTATTTAAGAGCTTTGATGAAGAGGATAACGAAGAAGAAGAGGATATCGAAGAGAGCTACAATGAAGATGAAGAGATCGAAGATAGCAAAAAACAGCCTAAAAAACTTGATAAGAGAGCTGAGAAGGTAATTGAGAGCTTTAAAGCATTAGAAAAAGCCAAAAAAGATTGGCTAAAAATCGCTTCAAAACAGAATATCTCTGTGGAGAATGAAGCTGATTTATTATCTAAATTAAATTTAACATTTAAGAAAAAAGTTTTAAAAGATAAACTAATGGATTTAGGCCCTACAAGTAAGCTTATAAACGAGATTGTAAAGTCTATTGAAACAGCACTTAAGAGCGATGTAGACTTTGATAAAGAGCTTAAAAGGCTTGAGTATAGACTACCTATGTTTAGTGCTGAATTAAGAAAAAACCACCAACAAATCCTAAAAGATATAACCAAATTAAGCAAAGAAGATATAATATCTAGAGTTCCAGAAGCTACGATGGTTTCTACATATATGGAGATTAAAAAGCTATTTCAAACCAAAGAAGCAAGCAAAACTGGATTTAATCTAGATCCAAAAGATCTTAAAAATATCTTAGATCAAATAAAAAAAGGCAAAAATATAAGCGATGATGCCAAGGCTAAAATGGCTAAATCAAATTTGCGTTTAGTTGTAAGTATCGCTAAGAAATATACCAATCGTGGATTGCCATTTCTAGACCTTATCCAAGAAGGCAATATAGGTCTTATGAAGGCTGTGGATAAATTTGAGTATAAAAAGGGATTTAAATTCTCCACATATGCTACTTGGTGGATACGACAAGCCATTAGCAGAGCCATTGCCGATCAAGCTCGCACTATTAGAATTCCAATCCATATGATTGAGACTATAAATCGCATTAATAAAATAAATAGAAAATATATCCAAGAAGAAGGCAAAGAGCCAGATGTATCAATCATCGCAAAAGAGGTTGGACTAAGCATAGATAAGGTCAAACAAGTAATCAAAATCACAAAAGAGCCAATAAGCCTAGAAGCCCCAATAGGTAGCGAAGATGATGGAAAATATGGAGATTTCGTAGAGGATAAAAGCTCTCTAAGCCCGATGGAGCAGATCCTAAAAGCGGATTTAAAAGAGCAAATAGATGAAGTTTTAGATCAGCTAAATGATAGAGAAAAAGCGGTAATTAGAATGCGTTTTGGCCTGCTTGAAGATGAGAGTGATAGAACTCTTGAAGAGATAGGCAAAGAGTTAAATGTAACTAGAGAGCGTGTAAGGCAGATTGAGAGCTCAGCGATTAAAAAGCTAAAGCACCCAAAAGTTGGTCGCAAACTAAAAAATTATATAGAGGGATAA